Proteins co-encoded in one Stenotrophomonas maltophilia genomic window:
- a CDS encoding helix-turn-helix domain-containing protein, translating to MIPGHSLSYRNRSFGRAFLAFSRLLAPIIDALQADPGSGQSLVQWAEVAGVSSRTPARRWVAATGLGCCEWRQRLKLAASLPLLQSDCKVGDVAKRLGYSGPSPFIAMFRRLTGMCPTQLKSAV from the coding sequence GTGATCCCCGGTCATTCGCTGAGTTACCGGAACAGAAGCTTTGGCCGCGCATTCTTGGCGTTTTCGCGCTTGTTAGCCCCCATCATCGATGCGCTACAAGCCGATCCAGGAAGTGGCCAGTCACTAGTTCAATGGGCAGAAGTTGCTGGCGTATCCTCTCGGACTCCTGCAAGACGCTGGGTTGCCGCTACTGGCCTGGGATGTTGTGAGTGGCGCCAGAGGCTGAAGCTTGCTGCGTCCCTCCCTCTCCTCCAGAGCGACTGCAAAGTTGGTGATGTTGCCAAGCGGCTGGGCTATAGCGGCCCCTCCCCTTTTATTGCAATGTTTCGCCGACTAACCGGCATGTGCCCAACTCAGCTGAAGAGCGCTGTCTAG
- a CDS encoding helix-turn-helix domain-containing protein — protein MSKSIHRKEYAALIEAVREARLAAGLTQAQVSSMLGRSQSFISDVETGKRRVDVVELRDIARLTGLSLGKLITNFEKRIKD, from the coding sequence GTGTCGAAGTCCATCCATCGAAAAGAGTACGCTGCCCTCATTGAGGCTGTTCGCGAGGCGCGGCTAGCTGCCGGTCTGACCCAGGCCCAGGTGTCCAGCATGCTGGGCCGCAGCCAGTCATTCATCAGCGACGTCGAAACAGGCAAGAGAAGGGTTGATGTGGTGGAGCTGAGAGATATCGCCCGCCTGACAGGCCTTTCGCTGGGCAAGTTGATCACAAACTTTGAGAAGCGAATCAAAGACTAA
- a CDS encoding DMT family transporter yields MYYLLPLLACLLWGANTIVTKLAAGTVGPVDISFWRWLAAAIILLPFALPRLKSNLAVLKANWARFLVLGALGGVMFQCLAYYAAHFTSATNMGVIQALIPLIALALSRIFMGHAVRGGAVIGSIISLVGVIAVVSHGDFEALVSHGINKGDALMLLGALAFATYNLLMHKWRIPVTLIESLFLQAMSATILLLPLFLVAGTGVQGGAAIGCIAFAAIGASIMAPLAWMTGPHRLGSARVAGFFNLVPIVTALLAVVVLKESLSTWVVGGGLMAVFGVVLAEYAARKKPDEVMVVDDTSTKR; encoded by the coding sequence ATGTACTACCTGCTCCCCCTCCTGGCCTGCCTTCTCTGGGGCGCCAACACCATCGTTACAAAGCTCGCTGCAGGGACCGTCGGCCCGGTCGATATTAGCTTCTGGCGATGGCTTGCTGCGGCCATCATCTTGCTCCCATTCGCCCTGCCGCGCCTGAAGTCGAACCTAGCGGTCCTGAAAGCCAATTGGGCACGCTTCCTCGTGCTCGGTGCTTTGGGCGGTGTCATGTTCCAATGCCTGGCGTACTACGCCGCACATTTCACTTCTGCGACCAACATGGGCGTTATCCAGGCACTCATCCCGTTGATCGCTCTTGCCTTGTCGCGCATCTTCATGGGTCACGCAGTCCGCGGTGGCGCAGTGATTGGTTCGATCATCTCCTTGGTTGGGGTGATAGCGGTAGTGTCCCATGGTGACTTTGAAGCCTTGGTTTCCCATGGAATCAACAAAGGTGACGCCCTGATGCTGCTGGGCGCTTTGGCTTTTGCCACCTACAATTTGCTGATGCACAAGTGGCGCATTCCCGTAACGCTGATCGAATCCCTGTTTCTTCAAGCCATGTCTGCAACGATCCTGCTGCTACCTCTTTTCCTTGTCGCAGGCACTGGCGTCCAGGGTGGCGCAGCCATCGGCTGCATTGCATTCGCAGCAATCGGCGCTTCGATCATGGCACCGTTGGCATGGATGACCGGCCCGCATCGGCTGGGCTCTGCTCGCGTGGCCGGGTTCTTCAATCTCGTCCCGATCGTCACTGCATTGCTTGCGGTGGTGGTCCTCAAAGAGTCTCTGAGCACCTGGGTCGTGGGTGGCGGTTTGATGGCAGTATTTGGTGTGGTACTGGCGGAGTACGCAGCTCGCAAGAAGCCTGACGAGGTCATGGTCGTGGATGACACCTCGACCAAGCGCTGA